The Alnus glutinosa chromosome 7, dhAlnGlut1.1, whole genome shotgun sequence genome includes a region encoding these proteins:
- the LOC133873389 gene encoding uncharacterized protein LOC133873389, translating to MGEGSSGNLVLAKFNASKIRTALSRMIIVDELTFRFVEGEGFKDFMKTVEPRFSIPSRFTMMRDCFKFFMSEKEKLRGMFLTSGVRVCLTIDCETIGRKIEPCMHEWGIGSIFTITFDNASSNDPALEYLRKRSAHKPSAILENRFMHVRCCAHILNLIVTEGLKEVDESIMRVNVLLFVSIVLDPRTKFGSLECWFNDILGVEECNDMILKLKNYLKKLFDHFDTGENSQGEHSGALPQGSSGETGKRTYTLMNRYKNLMTSNSDVQYKSELDRYLMEEIEKPNENFDILNWWKVNSTKFPVLAQIARIVLAIPITTVASESAFSTGRRVLDPFRSSLAPITVEVASESAFSTEGRVLDHFRSSLAPITVEALVCTQNWLRSKPINSYDTEMVEDPESYKLESEINLNNINLLLEED from the exons ATGGGTGAAGGATCTAGTGGTAACCTTGTGCTTGCTAAGTTTAATGCTTCAAAAATAAGGACAGCACTTTCTAGGATGATCATAGTGGATGAGTTGACATTTAGATTTGTGGAAGGTGAAGGGTTTAAGGACTTTATGAAAACAGTTGAACCTAGGTTTTCAATTCCTTCCCGTTTTACTATGATGAGGGATTGTTTTAAGTTCTTTATGTCTGAGAAAGAAAAGTTGAGGGGAATGTTCTTGACATCTGGTGTTCGGGTTTGTCTTAccattgatt GTGAGACCATTGGGAGAAAGATTGAGCCGTGTATGCATGAATGGGGCATTGGtagcattttcactatcacgTTTGATAATGCTTCTTCCAATGATCCTGCTTTGGAGTACTTGAGGAAGAGAAGTGCTCATAAGCCTAGTGCCATATTAGAAAATCGGTTTATGCAtgtgaggtgttgtgcacacatcttaaatcttattgtgactGAGGGGTTGAAAGAAGTTGATGAATCCATTATGAGG gttaatgtgttgttgtttgtttctATTGTTCTCGATCCACGAACCAAGTTTGGATCATTGGAATGTTGGTTCAATGATATTCTTGGTGTTGAGgaatgcaatgatatgatattaaaattgaagaacTACCTTAAGAAATTGTTTGATCACTTCGACACTGGAGAAAACTCTCAAGGTGAACATAGTGGTGCACTTCCTCAAGGTTCCTCCGGAGAAACTGGGAAACGTACCTATACATTGATGAATAGGTACAAAAACCTCATGACTTCTAATAGTGATGTTCAATATAAATCGGAGTTAGATCGGTATTTGATGGAGGAGATTGAAAAACCGAATGAGaactttgatattttaaattggtggaaggtgaatTCAACCAAATTCCCAGTACTAGCCCAAATAGCACGTATTGTGTTGGCCATTCCCATTACTACAGTTGCCTCAGAGTCGGCATTTAGCACTGGACGGCGTGTGTTGGATCCTTTTCGAAGTTCATTGGCCCCAATAACGGTTGAAG TTGCTTCAGAGTCGGCATTTAGCACTGAAGGGCGTGTGTTGGATCATTTTCGAAGTTCATTGGCCCCAATAACAGTTGAAGCATTGGTGTGTACACAAAACTGGTTAAGATCAAAACCCATCAATAGTTATGACACAGAGATGGTTGAAGATCCTGAAAGTTATAAGCTCGAGTCAG AAATCAATTTGAATAACATCAATCTTTTGCTTGAGGAGGATTAG